The Salvelinus alpinus chromosome 21, SLU_Salpinus.1, whole genome shotgun sequence genome has a segment encoding these proteins:
- the LOC139548450 gene encoding protein FAM181B, which translates to MAVQTAIMNSPFINFCFPGSVMMEYDMDQSLDGSLLEESEERGEYKETTRNLLSFIDSASSNIKLALDKPVKSKRKVNHRKYLQKQIKRCTGFISPTGNPAAAPGAGANKRKGSGFPTQTQPQTQPQTQPSPFQQGKPVHKRDGLQANLQTKSLAALFNSVKEPVRGERAKKPPLRHRNLPPSFFTEPAITTTTSRVTSTSGTFLGDLERGGGNPDFFDLLGPDYSNMLSDQDVFQTRGLPSRIIDQDLFQTRGLPSRILQHQQTQDITDQVSPYDPHHLVGGFLYTEPWSTSSPSKKAGEGVRTGPGPQTPLYCQAGEGVRTGPGTQTPLYCQAGEGVRAGPGTQTPLYCQAGEGVRAGPGTQTPLYCQAGEGVRTGPGTQTPLYCQAGEGVRAGPGTQTPLYCQAGEGVRTGPGTQTPLYCQAGEGVRTGPGTQTPLYCHSVSDSSVTTEENNSLCTLAFPNFFPECSVSQVSYGLSSGSYNTRDFSSL; encoded by the coding sequence ATGGCTGTTCAAACTGCAATCATGAACTCTCCGTTCATCAACTTCTGTTTCCCTGGGTCGGTCATGATGGAGTACGACATGGATCAGAGCCTGGACGGGAGTCTGctggaggagagtgaggagagaggagaatacaAAGAAACCACCAGGAATCTGCTCAGCTTCATAGACTCAGCCTCCAGCAACATTAAACTGGCTCTGGATAAGCCAGTGAAGTCTAAAAGGAAAGTCAACCACCGCAAGTACCTGCAGAAGCAGATCAAGAGATGTACAGGTTTCATCAGTCCAACAGGGAACCCAGCAGCAGCTCCAGGGGCAGGGGCCAACAAGAGAAAAGGCTCTGGCTTTCCCACCCAGACCCAGCCTCAGACCCAGCCTCAGACCCAGCCCAGCCCATTCCAGCAAGGCAAACCCGTCCACAAGCGCGACGGACTACAGGCCAACCTCCAGACCAAGAGTCTGGCTGCCCTCTTTAACTCGGTCAAGGAGcctgtcaggggggagagagccaAGAAGCCTCCCCTGAGGCACCGTAACCTTCCCCCATCCTTTTTCACTGAGCcggccatcaccaccaccacctcccgaGTCACGTCCACCTCGGGCACGTTCCTGGGTGATCTGGAACGGGGAGGGGGGAACCCGGACTTCTTTGACCTGCTGGGGCCGGACTACAGTAACATGCTCAGTGACCAGGACGTGTTTCAGACTCGCGGCCTGCCCAGTAGGATCATCGACCAGGACTTGTTTCAGACTCGGGGCCTGCCCAGTAGGATCCTCCAGCACCAGCAGACTCAGGACATAACAGACCAGGTCTCGCCCTACGACCCTCACCATCTAGTGGGAGGATTCTTGTATACAGAGCCTTGGAGTACCTCTTCTCCTTCTAAGAAGGCAGGGGAGGGCGTACGGACGGGCCCAGGACCACAGACACCCCTGTACTGCCAGGCAGGGGAGGGCGTACGGACGGGCCCGGGAACACAGACACCCCTGTACTGCCAAGCAGGAGAGGGCGTACGGGCGGGCCCAGGAACACAGACACCCCTGTACTGCCAAGCAGGAGAGGGCGTACGGGCGGGCCCAGGAACACAGACACCCCTGTACTGCCAAGCAGGAGAGGGCGTACGGACGGGACCAGGAACACAGACACCCCTGTACTGCCAGGCAGGAGAGGGCGTACGGGCGGGACCAGGAACACAGACACCCCTGTACTGCCAGGCAGGAGAGGGCGTACGGACGGGCCCAGGAACACAGACACCCCTGTACTGCCAAGCAGGAGAGGGCGTACGGACGGGACCAGGAACACAGACACCCCTGTACTGTCACTCTGTGTCTGATTCCTCTGTGACTACAGAGGAAAATAACTCACTGTGTACTCTGGCCTTCCCCAACTTCTTCCCAGAATGCTCTGTGTCTCAGGTCTCATATGGTCTGAGTAGTGGTAGTTACAACACAAGGGACTTCTCTTCTCTCTGA